Part of the Ornithodoros turicata isolate Travis chromosome 6, ASM3712646v1, whole genome shotgun sequence genome, CACCTCTCCACAGGTGCCTTCGTCCAACAAGGTAGTCGGGTAGTCCCGACCCCGTTGTCCGCAACAGTGAAAAGCTCGCCATCTGAAATGGCTTGTCGCATGTGCGTGCTTACGAAAACACGGCATAATTGCGCGGCTCTCCAAACTCTGCTTAGCCCTTCTCACCgagaggtcaaatgacgctatATTGACAGTAAGGAATAAGCGACTGACCTACAATCAAACCCCGAATAAATGAGTCTGAGAAGGCGCGACCAGGTATCGTAAAGCCTTCCACAAGCCTTAGCGGTTTTTGCTGCAGAAACGTAGGAATAACGCTAGTTACAGGTGTTTATGTCAAAACAGGCACTAACGCAACAAAATTTGGCATTTTTCCagcatatacactcttaaaaatgaacttcaccacatagcacgctcctagccaaccaccatcccgaatgacaacgttctcgcccctgatttgttgaaaacgagaggaggagcctattttgtgtcattatgcacggcacaaaataggctcctcctctcgttttcaacaaatcagggacgagaacgttgtcattcgggatggtggttggctaggagcgtgctatgtggtgaagttcattttgaagagtgtagacGTGACACGCTTTAGCCTCACCATTTAAAAATAAGGGACGAAAAAAGTGTTTAGTCTCCCAAGCCATTCTCCTGTTGTAACCTTTGCGGGTCACTGCACTAAGGCGGGGAAAACGCGACCGGTGAATTGGGGGCGGTGGAGATAAGCCGGTTGTTTCGTGCCGGGGGAATCGGGACGGAGGAGTTTAAATTGAGGGAATCGTGCACCACCCCTCGGCGCGGAAAGCGGTGTCATCCCAACCACTattgccacgggagctggtgcaaaGTAAATACACTGGTAACATTGCACCTATCGTGAACCCACAGTGTATCAAGACTGGGAGCCGCAGACGTGGTAGCTGGCCGACACCCCCGCAAAGGACAAAAATAGGGCCCCTACAGGCCCTACTATACCCtgggggtcacaattaaatggatggttaataaatcgtgggacatgtCACGAATACGGTCACTAAACATgtctattttaatgctgacgtttcggggctttgtaaaaattttcctcgcgcagtacagactgttgtaCTCAAGGGGGAAAAATGAgtatgcgaggaagagtggcacatcttgccatgattgtccgtgggagtagggaaggcttgccttcccgaaatcacgaaatgataggatgtgatatatttattgttcgtttttactttgttttgacgtgaatgcgtgtacctatatatgcgttcaatatgatgggggagaccaagaatttcgcgacatgatttggcaagcttgaaacggcTCGTGCTAGAGCGCTCGGAAGTctcagctagaggtccacgggaaaggtgccgtccaatcaacagaataacgttaactaCGTTCGAAGAAGTCTGACACTATGATAGTCAATATTAATTACTTTAATTACCTGCACTCCCAAATTTTATTCCAATGTCGACCCAAAAAGTCACGCAACGCCCTATAATGTAGGTAGCGATGGGGGGCGatcaccccccccctcccccttggatccgccactgagtTGTGACACTGCGCGGTTATGCGCACATTATGCTGCATACCAGAGCGAGGCATGCGCGGCGCCAGTTCTCTGTGCGATTAATCCTTTTTGCTTGTAATGCAGATTGATAAGTATCCAAAGCACAAGTAAACAACAAGTAACAAAATAAATCTGACCACGCTCCCTTTTTCATAGCCATAACAAGGACAGCGAGCTTCATCTTTGCAGAACCGAATAGATACGTCGATGCATAACCGTGGAGTACAGAGAAAAGGAATAAGGGGTATTCTGGAGGAACGCTTTTAGCTCTCCTGTCCCTTGGTCGAGGCAGCCACGCGTAGGGGGCATAAGTTAATATTCGTTCTGGAGCTAAAGTACAGTCTCTCGGCTCACGTCAACTCACGGCTCAAGAACATGGAACCAGTTGCGTACTGCGGAATCTACTGGATCCGCTGCACGCGTGGGAAGGATTATATTCCAATAATCAGCCTGCGCCGCGCAAGGTCCTTAAGGTCGGCCCACATGGTGAGTGTTTCGTACGTGAAAGCGGAgtttcgagcagagctgctcGTAGCGCATCAGATTCAGAGCATCAGAGCAGATTTGATATTTCACGCAGCAGTCAGTTCACAGGCGTCCATAGTAACCAATCGGAGTGCAGAAAGACATTTCTGCCTCCGGTGTATATCGTCCTATAGAGGCATCCTAGATCATTTTTAGCACTGGCTGCTGTCACGAAAACGTGAAAACGAGACTCATTTCGTGAGATATGCACGGTGCCGTGTGTAGAAGAGCCGCCAAAACCGTTGTGTATACGCAGCTGCGAGATCTGCGCCTCGTGCGGTTTGACACGAGTCTTTCGGCACGTCGCGTGGTCGCACCGTGCTGACTGGCGTTTAATCCCGAGAGGTGATTACCCGCTTTCGTCCCCACCAGAGCCCCGCGTCGACATGACCTAAGTACCACCTAGTTGGAGGTACTTCCGTGTACCTTGACTTACACTGAAAAAGCTGTTTAGGCTGCTGATTATTTTGGACACATCTGCCGTCTTTGCTGGAATATTTACATAGCCGACGCCGTAGGCGACGATTCCTTTGTCAGCCATGCCCTTCAAGAGCTGTTTTCCTGGGGCAGCGTAGCTTGCATCAGAGGTCTCGTCCACGAAAGAGATACCAGGCATTGGCGTCACTAGGGCCATGGCGACAAGCTAGGATGAGAACAAGACTATCGTCAAATTGTGTATACATGGGCGCTATTGCTGTGGCTAATAGGACAGCCTGGGCACTGCAGTTATATACTCGATGCCTAATTGTCAGCTCATCTAGAGTGAACGAATATTCTTTTGCAGTCTATAAGAAAATGGAGCCGATGTTTTAGATGGGTGATTGACACGGTGACGATTAAAAAATCGCTACAATGGTCTGTCAGAACTCTCCGGCGATGCAGTTTCTGTACGTGACCGGCACGAGTGACCGTGTAGCAGCTGTATGCAAACCAGTTTTGGTAGCTAGCTAAGTTTGGGTGTGATCGGCCAGTAGTACACTACTCCAAATTTACTCCCGAGGTGTAACTGGGGTATATTTAGGGTGTATCAGTTGCGCTATACTCCCCTGTTACACCCCCAAGGAAAATACACCGTGTTTTTGGTgtgaaatgggtgtaatatgtatacagggtgtttgatATACGTTGTCAAGATAtttgtttaaagcgagcgataaaagccaaacgagcgctacttttcagctaatTGACTAAGAAACatgtgctactagtgaagcagtacctgtttcttacagtggcagaaaagtaccacttgcttttcttttatcgctcgctttaaatataattcctggacacgttagagcaaacaccctgtatatcccgCTCTGCAcggtgtaatttcgagaattggtgtgaaaaGGTGAAAGGTGTGAAAGGTGAAATGATTGGTGTGATTCGAGAAAGGTGTAGTGGCCATCAAGGTTCTAATGCTTCGCAATACGACAGGTCTCGCTGTTCTCCAACTATAGCGGTTGGAGTTGTGGTAGACACGGTGAGCTTTCGTGTTCTTTTGGGCAGGTCGTTTATTGAAAtacaggtcatttgaccatctgaGTTGAGTATAACACTGCAAGGATTACGATTCCGGGTCTCGAACGGAGGCAAGCAATAGCTGCGCCGTGCCCGTCGCATCCGAGCGGCCGGCTCGCTGCATCGTGCTGTTTGGTAGgtgttgtcggtgtattttgtcttgtaTTGTTGATTGAGGTAcctttgaagcgggtattttCAGCTTGTTTGAACTGGAATGCACGGATTGgatcagagaacagtgcgcGTCGCATTGTAACGGTCACATATAGTCGTTAGGCAAAGTCAAGATGTATACGTAACAAACGAAGTTGGTGCAATTTGTGATAGAAAGTAAAGCAGTTGGCAAGAGTCAGCGACTCAAGAGGCAAGAGGTGGCGGGACACGAACCTACAACCCTCCGTTCCGGTCAGATGTGAGTCTTCTGAACAAGGCCCTGGCAAGTTGATATGTTGGCGATGTCGGCATGGTGTAATTGATAGTACACTTGACCAGAAATAAGAGgtatgggttcaaatcccgttACCAGCGCTTCGCTGGCCCTTTACCACAATTGCCTTACTTTCTATCTTGAGCTGCTTGCGTGTTGACGAAGCCTGTATTTGTTTTTAATTCTTTTCCAGCCATCTGCGCAAGTATCATGTAATTTGTGGCTTGCCCTTAATTTCAAATTCATTTTCTTCATTACACAGACAGGACTTCTCTTGGCCTCACCGTAATACCTTCATCTTCGTCGCTGTGTGGACATCTTTTGTATTGTGCGGTGACTGAAATTCTTATTGCAGTGTATTATAGGCAATCCAAATATATAATATGCCTGTTATTTTGCCTGTTGTGTTTGTGTTGAGCTCGGCATAACCCCCTTACTGAAGGGTGCTGTCTGGCCTGGGGCTGTTGACATACACCAAAAGAGGAGTCAGGGTACCGCTGGATTACCCCAAAAGAGGTGTTCAGGGGACaccctttctgaggggtgtagcTTTGCCAAAGGGTGTGCATATACACCCAAAAGGGAGTCagggtatcgtcaaattacacccaaaaaggagtgTTTTTTAGTATTTATCTAGAGTATTTAGAGTAAaatatttttagagtgtagggcacGAGAGATCTGCAAATACTATATTAAGATTTACGGAGGTTCTGAGCAAAGCGAATGTTTCCTCCAAAGCAATCTTAGCGGTCAAAGTATAGCCAATAACCGCCAGGTTAACCTGAGGTCAGTTTTACCAACGCGACAAATCATACCACACCAttaggacaaacacaacacaagaccCATAACGCCCAGCTGCATGCTACAATTGAAGCTGTTGAGGCTTGCGTTGTGTTTGTCATAAGTttatggggaatttttgttcgcagtgttctcgtaaacctcgcttAAATTCTACAGGGAGCAGGTACAGGCGTGTTCTCCTCGAGtatatctagggaatgacacagatttttggcgaattaaggtttgtcaaattttcaatacatgggagtctacGTGAGATGCAACAAAAGCTCTTCTGTCGGCCCGCccgcccgcgatatttgggccagaatgatgtcattccctacagtgACAGTccgggaattgattgcaatcacaAAATTCCACAAGCTTGCTGCAGCTTTCCAGATCCCTgcaaatgaaaataatggctttctCGTTCGCTAGCATGCTCTGCACGCTGATGCCGattacattacttccttaaagCGCGTGAAAAAAGCAAAGCGAGGAAAACAATTTTGCGACTCTGCAGCCAACCGTCTCCGGTAGCAAACGTTTACTACAGGGTGTGGCACTTGAAGTGGGCCACATTTCTGTCACTTCATAAGAAAAGTCAAACTCGCCTGAAATTTTACACAGTGAGCCATTTTCCTGAAGTGTTTTTAGTATTGCGGACCTGCGGACCTTCTGGTCGCGCACACAGGAGACCCCTATGGCCTATTCCCGGAAATTTTTTGGGACACTTCGTTGGCAAACCGAGTTTCGCCACATCACACACAGGTGGCGCAAGGCTTAAGGAATCTGTGTGCAGTGACGGAAATGTGACACACTTGAGTGTCACACCCTGTAgatcgcatgagtccgccttaattGTCTCATCCCACTACAACAATACACGACAAAGAAAGGCCGCCCGCCAGTTTCCTCGCGCGGTTTCGCACGTTGAAGATAGGGTTGCTAGCATGGTGTAATTGCtagcatctctgaccggcaaCCAGAGGGTGAGAGCTCGAAGGCCACTGCTGGTGCAATCATTCAATCATTCAGTTAAAGGAACACTGAGGTCACcaatattttttgctttttcggtgcagagtgttccccaacgaataaaatgcgaaagaacgatgaacACAGGTGACCTGTACAGAGCGAGCGCTCCTTCTCGTGGAAAGAGCGCATCACAGAAcgagaagacgtcgtgacgtatgcgcTCCGCTCACGTGATGAGTGACATACGGCGACACAGCTTAAGCACGCATAAGCGGCGCGGGAGCCGCGGCACTGaatgcacagctataacgcaccggtgactcctggtggagcGACGAGGCAGGATTTCACGCGATGCTAAATGTCACCTCTCATGTTAATCGTCAACAGTGTTACCAACGCGGGATATAGTTGAATGACGTATTCGAACAGGTACCCGCGAAAGCGATTACCCAACCCGCCGCCTTCGAATGTGCGCTGTGCTTTCGCTTACATGAACTGGCAGTAGTTACTGCACCGTTACTACCGCCATTTTACCTCGAGGAAGTGTTTCCATGCAGTGAAATCTTGAGTGGGAATAATCCCCGTTGAAACTGCAACAACGTTGTCGAATACGATGTAGTCGCATGGCACGTCCTTGTACTTCTCTGGATCTCTAAAGCGAACACCGACCGTGCACATCACGAAGTTCTCCATGGGCTTCTGCGGTCGGGCTGAAAAGAGGATTCGAGATACTGAGCAAACACGTCTACTTGCAgacgtagtagtagtagtagacgTAGTAGACATAGTAGTGTACCGGGCAACTGAAAGCGCAGACCATGCTTTAAGGAATGACTACCGGGTTATGTCAGATAAGCCTCACTTTCGCAGTTCGGTTTTTCCTGCAGTGCCGCGAACTTCTCTCCAACCTACCGTTAACGTATATATGCATGTAGGTATTCCCTCGGCACTGCCGCCTTCGAATAGGTAGGTGCCAATTCCCAGGTGTGTCCTTCGTAGCCTCCTGAAATACTGGGCTCTACGATCACTGAACAATTTTAGTCTGTAACTCTGAAAGCGCCGGACGGTGGCGTAGCCAGGGATTTCGAGGGTTCAACCTGCCGAACTAATGCCACAGAGATATAAAAGGCCGACCGAATTCCTGCTCCGATTCATCCGCACGCGGACATGTGCAGCAGGGATGTCAGCCAATCGGTGCAGACGATTTCAAGCGAAAACTTCCTGTGGCTACAAGCGGCAGCCacggagaagtaaggagaccagacttgtacacgttactctgtacgaaaaagtaattttttaccgttacaaattactcgcccgaaaaattaaaacaaaacttctggcaaagtaacgcgttactttgccaattactttcgatatctgaaaGGAAAGTAGAAACAGAAGTGTCCGAACGCCGTCGTGTATGCTTCACCACGAGCGCACTGCAAGCTGCAAGGCACCGAGAAATTGCATGAGCTGAAGCTCAAAGCTGACTGGATTTTTTATTGAGGGAGGCACAGCAGGCATTTGAACGAGGCGTTGTTTCTGTCCTTTCTCTCTACCGCTCTGAACATGCCAGATAGCTCACCCCATGGCGACAAGTCATTGCAAATCGTCGTCAACATTGTGGCACCGACAGGAGCATCTCACCTGTGCATCTTACATAGTGAGAAAAGACAAAAGAGTCCCAATTGGGACTCCCACAGATGACTAATCGAGTTCATGGTACAACCAACAGTTCAACCTACTGTATATGCAGGCTGGATTACGGAAAGATAGTCCATATGAATGGGGTGGACTATGGACAGTGGACCCGAATATACACTACACACATATACACTACATACATACGTACGCGATGAGTAATCGAATGTCCAGCAAGTGCACATTTTCGTTAAACTTAACGCTTTCGTGCGCTTCACATTTCGTTCAGCTATACCCTCCTTCGGCACAGGCTGGGCAGAGCAGGCAAGGTTCCAtacaggggactccctttctgCGCCGTGCAGAAAAACTGGGTGCAGGCAGGAGTGTGCAAATGGCTATCCAGGAGCGTCGGTGACATGACGAAGACAAAATGCAGGCTAGCTCGTGACACACGCGTCGAGTTCGAGACAGGGGCGTCGAGATTACCAAATCTGCATACTCACCCTTTGGAGTGGGCGCAGGTGGTACTGGACCTGAAGGATTTTGTGGAGGTGGAAGCAACGCATCATCAGGGTTGGCGGTTGCCGGTGATGAGCTTGAACCgctaccaccaccatcatcatcgacATCCTTGCCTTAAACAGAAATCATAGTAACACTGTAGAGTAATAGACGTCGCAGCGTGGGGGCGGTGAAGCTAAATGCATATTCTGCTTCTGCAGTTTCTGATTTTTGGAATCTGCCCATTGGACGGATTTGACTCTGATGATCTATTCAAGAAGCCTATCTGCTTAcataaaggacaacggaagcgaaaataagcccCAAAGCTGTTCACCTCATATTGCGTGTgtacaaaaaagaacaaaaacaaaagaaaagaaatcgagatataaaattcggccgcggaGCGCTCTGAGCCGCTGGTGAGCGTCGCTCGCCGCGCCGCCGGTGGAGAGCACGGAAGTGACGCGGATAGTGTTCGTTCTATTGGGGTTCCTGACGTTCGTTTTGCGGTTGTTTTGTTATCGGAGCCCCATTTTCGCGAGAAAAGAAATTGTACATGCTAATGAAGTGTTTCCTGACTGTGCTGCAACGTCTTGCCGACTTCCCTTCGGCACCGGCCGACTTCCTTGCGGCACATTTTGGTTGACGAATGCTTGAAAATAAATCCGGAGGTGCTCGTTAGCCTTGTCAACGAAGTACAGCAggctgaaagaaggagcggAGATGTCGCCTTCAggcttccacgagatctccgaatttTGAGGCGTTGCTCTGTATTCGGCCACGGAGCTCGAGGAACATCTGACGTCACGTGCCCCTCAGCTTCTCCCGCAATGGTTTGCGACAgcgggcgatcgtgtcgggctCGTAATCGTAAAAAATATCCCCATCCGTACACCGTACTCACAAAATGCTGGTGACAACATAATTGTACGCATCACATCTTGTTCAGACATTTTCTCGCACACGTttgacaaatttcgcttccgttgtcctttaaacCATAAACAAGCCATCAATAGTCCAACCGATCCGGAATAGTGTTTTCTGAAGGGTACGATTTCACTTGGCGCAGCAGTGCACTGTAATGTGGGGACAGGTTTTTAGGATATCCCGGCCCGTACAAATACTGTCGTTCCAGTGTGGGAGCCAGTATAAAGAGACTGTCAGCTTAACAAAGTTGGGGAACTAGGTCCACACAATGGACCACACAATCAAATAAGAGAAACCTTTCCGCTGGCGGGAATGGCCTACCTGAACCTGTAATATTTAAGCTAACTGAACTCTTTTGAGCCAATGTCACACAACGGCCACACTTTTACACACACGATTACAACAATGTATCTACGTTGCAGGACAAAAGCAATGCAGCAGTAATAGAGGAGTTGCGAAGGAGGAGGAAGGACTAAGGACTAATGCAGACAAGGACCAGAAGACAAGCAATTCTGACAAAGCAACCTCCCTTCTCATCGCCACAGTGCACGCACGTCCTGTCATCAGCACATTTACTTTGCTTGGCAGTTTGCTTGGTCGAGTTAAACATGCCATTCTCTCAGACGTCCCACAGCTCGTACAAGACGTACAAAATCTCTAACCGTCGCAGCCTAATACGGGCACCTGGCAGATCTTGCTGCAGTCACGATATTGGTCTTACCTAACCATAAACTAAAAAACCAATCGACCACTTCCCTTTGTGTTGCTCCAGCGAGTCCGCCCTGCTCATCCTAACCGTCACTTCCTAACTGTGCATTTCAATCGCTAAAACTACTTCGATGAACATCGAAAACACGTGAAGCTGGCGTCGCTCACTCGCTCATTCTCGGACGTCGCAGCTGGGATTTTGAACGCAGGGTGCATCGCATCGAGACAGGCACCGAGATCGCAGGACGTCACTGTTGACGCTCGTCGCAGTATCTCCATAACCAGTTCACTCAAACCAAGAAAACCATTTACGCCACGACATCTAGCTCGTCTGACCTGGTTGTCAATCCACGCGTGCATCACTGTGGCACTTCTGCTTGCTAATGAATAACGACGCCAACTATATCCAATTCACAACCTTAGCACACATTGCGAAACGTGATGGCACGGATATTTTTAGGTGGCAGAAGGTCCAACCTCAAAGCACCATATGAGAGACCGTAGTGAACAAATTATACCAGTATGGTCAGAACCGCATATGAGCTTACTGAGCTCACAGGACTGGGAGGCGCGTCGGAAACGAATGCTTTCAGTACAATACGATGACTTTATAGCTTGCTCACACTAATGCGGTCCATAGCGTGCAGACGCCAGCGTAAGCACGCGATACGCGCCCTGCGTGACGGAGACTGCATGGTGAGCTTGAAGAAAATGTGATTATGGTGATAATGGCGCATAGACAACACAGGTCACGATGTTTAATATAAGGAGATAAAAAGCCAGGCCAAAACTATATACAAAAGGTTTATAATTCCAATGGCTCATTATGATGAATCCTGTATCTCTCTTCCTCGAACCGTCCATTTGTTCCATATTTACAGCAACCATGTTGGAATTAGTCTCACACAAGAGACGCGCATGTGCAGAATGTAGGACTTGGTTCTGCGCGTGTGCGGAAAAAGATCAGCTCTGGCGGGATTGCGTTCTACTGCGGAAGGTCTGTCACGCGTCTGTTGTCATGAATGTTCACCCGCGCGTTCGCACACAGTGCAACGCAGTAGTGCGAATCGGCACTAGAAAATGCTGGAAGGAAATGTTGAAACACTTTTTTGGTTTTGGCTTAGCTTTGGCTTTGAAGTAGCCATTAGATATCCTGCTGTATCGGGTAAATGTTTACTGTCCACGGCTTTTGAGATTCGTGGCAGTGTGCTCCTCTAGATCTCGTCATCCCCCAACTTCATTTGCGGCACCTTTTTATCCCACAAGTACTAATTTCAAGAGTACCAGCCTCAAGAAAAGGCCGAAGGAACTGCTGACCTTGTCCCACTAGAAGGAAGCTGCCTACTCCAACCCCAACAAGGAGCAGGAGGACGACACCAATGACTATCATCTTCTTTCTGTAAAGACATACGGAAAAATGAGAAGCTCCACTATCTGTTGCTCCTCTTCGGGCCACCATGAAAACTGTGACGGCTCCGGATAACCTTGCAGTCAGGTTGTCGTCGAAACACTTACCCGCCTCCGCCTCCTGTAAGAGCAAGAGAGCAACTTTCACCTACACAGTGGATTGGTACCGTTCAACAAGGGCGGAGAACATGCAACCCCATTGGTATTGCGTCAGAATACTTATTGTGACCGCTTCGTAAATCCCTCTGATAGTTCCCAAGTTAAGCTGCAATTCTCAAGAAAAAATGTCGTTGCATC contains:
- the LOC135396807 gene encoding uncharacterized protein LOC135396807 isoform X3, coding for MVARRGATDSGASHFSVCLYRKKMIVIGVVLLLLVGVGVGSFLLVGQGKDVDDDGGGSGSSSSPATANPDDALLPPPQNPSGPVPPAPTPKARPQKPMENFVMCTVGVRFRDPEKYKDVPCDYIVFDNVVAVSTGIIPTQDFTAWKHFLELVAMALVTPMPGISFVDETSDASYAAPGKQLLKGMADKGIVAYGVGYVNIPAKTADVSKIISSLNSFFSSLADANSTIVGKGTFMTTFCFIDGGGSTPESLQEFLQKFTGNLVVSRTHVMLPPATFPEQCRFYATSSWSYFGVWDNVARPKFPVGVTFSMGVQLGAFNMTISGALPSPLKTCTYQSVTSYDDWCPLKSTEKYDQQTMEVLNRADQVVGSYSTAQSAAALIKKFIQKIKYTVGVLVADIQFDIIDSTACTESSLARVTTIADLIHGQAQKPNP
- the LOC135396807 gene encoding uncharacterized protein LOC135396807 isoform X1, with the protein product MLQQEAEAGKCFDDNLTARLSGAVTVFMVARRGATDSGASHFSVCLYRKKMIVIGVVLLLLVGVGVGSFLLVGQGKDVDDDGGGSGSSSSPATANPDDALLPPPQNPSGPVPPAPTPKARPQKPMENFVMCTVGVRFRDPEKYKDVPCDYIVFDNVVAVSTGIIPTQDFTAWKHFLELVAMALVTPMPGISFVDETSDASYAAPGKQLLKGMADKGIVAYGVGYVNIPAKTADVSKIISSLNSFFSSLADANSTIVGKGTFMTTFCFIDGGGSTPESLQEFLQKFTGNLVVSRTHVMLPPATFPEQCRFYATSSWSYFGVWDNVARPKFPVGVTFSMGVQLGAFNMTISGALPSPLKTCTYQSVTSYDDWCPLKSTEKYDQQTMEVLNRADQVVGSYSTAQSAAALIKKFIQKIKYTVGVLVADIQFDIIDSTACTESSLARVTTIADLIHGQAQKPNP